The genome window CCAAATTGACAGCTAGCTACACTTACAAGCATATTTTACTTTATGCTAGGTTACACAAAGTTGTAACCAAGTATAGAATGAGATCCCAAAATGTAAGAATgaccttattaaaaaaaattaacttagcACGCAAGAATTGAAAAGCGGAACACCACATACCACATAGATCTCATGATTGGCAATGATCCTTTGGCCAACTGAAGTGGTGGTAATATCTTTGGGGCTCTGAATTATTCTGAAGATTCCCATGCTTTTAGGAACAGCATAAGGATCACAGGTATCCTGTTTCATGCATAACATTTTAGGAAACTGGTTCTATAATTTGTACGCAAAAATGGATAAACACTGAAGGATAATAGTGAGTAGAGCATGCAGACTTACTTTTGACAAAGAGTTGCTTTCGGAAACAGTGCCATGCACAACAAGCGATATGTTAAATGTTGTTATCTGAtccacaaaaaaattataatggtGCAAAGAATTTAATAATCGGAAGAACATTGCAATGGCACAAGGCATTGTTCAGAAAAGAAAGCaggaataatttttaataattattatcagaATGACAAGTTAACATCAAGGATGTTATGATACACTCCCAACATATCATCCGCATCCAACAACACTCGAGGAATATGAGTACATGTTTGTAGCATAATATCAACTTGGAATAAATAAAACTATTCTTATGAAGAGAATCTAAATATTTTGAGACGCTAAGAAACTATAAGAGTCATTTGCATGAGTTTAGTGTATATTCTTAGTAACAATGGCATATAATCACCATCAGATCCATGAGGAAAAGTATGCATAAAGAGTTTACTTAACAAGAAGCAAGATTTTTGGATTAAGTGGATGTAAAGCATACCATATCCTTAGTAATTTCCCAAGGGGCACCTATAATAACTTCATCAACATAACGGGAAGCCAGGACACTAAGACTTCGTTCGTGCAAATTCATAAGTGGATACTGTGTTCCTCGAACTCCACTGCAAGCAAGAAACACTAATCTTTCTCAGTCTGTTATTTGATATTTGGAAACATGGTCATATGTATATACCCATAGGACAAGATTATGGTAATTTCACCATCACTATAGATCATGGGACATCAAAAGTATGAAGCACCTGGTATAAGTTTGTTCAAAGAACATGAAACAAGCCAGACAAAATGTGCTGCTCAACTCATTGTTTTATAGCTAAAAATTGATTTGGATAATTGTCAGTGCAACAGAAGAAATACCTAAGCACAAAAGGTTTCAAGGGGGAGCTTTCCATGTTTCAGGCACATTTCCCTCTTGGAAACTCACAAAAACTGACCCAAAATGTTTTGGGGCAGATTCCATATTCAAAAACATTCAGAAATGCTGTTTCCTAAAAGGTAATGTGTTTCAGTGGTCTAGCtagaataataaacaaataaataaataaaagttaggGTCAAAAGAAACACAAATTCTTATTCCTTTTTCGGACTCTTTACTCTTATATAAccctatatttttttatagtgCATATACCCTTTATAGTATATTACTtttgttataatctaagatcaGACCAAGATCACTCAActaggctataatgcacatgggccaaaccacactaaaagattgaatccaatcaattagctagtcacGGCTAGTGtaacccatggccttataaacccatatgtgttctcttatattttcaatgtggacTCTTAACAACTTTTAATTATAGAACTAGTagagaattaatatttatgcatatttaagaaaaatatttgcaaACATATccctatatttttaatatttacacCTTTCCCCTGCATTTTGGGTCCTACATTGTTTATAATTGCCCTTTTTCTGTGTCCTGTGTCCCTGTTTCCCATTTCTGTACTACATAGAGAAGAAAATTTTCATACCCGACAGTGTTGTCATCATAAATCCCAACTAAAAGAAAATCTCCAAGTTGCCTGGCACTCCTAAGAATCTGAAAGAAAAAAGAGGAGAATTATTGTGATTACTCAAAAACATTTCTAAAGACAAACAAAAATGGACAATACTACTCGGGCTCCCAAGTTCTACTCCCTACTTTTACTCCCTCACTCAATTTTTTCTTGGGACCCACAGGATGAAAATAACTTATCATCTCTTGCCACATCAGGGCGTAGAGATtgggagtccatgtagtagaGCGCAAGAAAAACTACAATTGCCGTATTTAAGATAAAAGAACTCTATTTTATGTGGTATATTTAGTATAGCCAGAACTTAAAATGTCCGTTTACTTGTGCTTACAAATGTAACTGTGTAAGTAGTGCTCAGTGGGGGCCACTGTCCCTGGCTCTAAAGCCTATACCACCAAACCTCAACACTAGGATGTGCTTAGCATGTATATTGAATAGGAAATATTTCTAAAGAAATGCTCCAGTCCCCAATTGTTACGAAAGTAAAGAGAAGATTTCTGAATATGTTGTCTTATACTGTcatatagaaaagagaatacaaGCCCTGTAAATAGGTGCTAGAAGACTACGAATAAgaaacaagtttccatatgcCTACCTACCTAAATCCCTAAGACTGCTAATCCATAGAGattctatatattaaaatattaaatatatattccataacaccaataatttaatatgaaattatgaacaccAAAATGCATGCAGATAGATGAAGGAATTAGCAGCAGAACAACTAATCAAGGGCTCAATGCTACCATTGTCAAAGTATAAATTATATGTACCTCAACATGACCAGCATGGAAGAGGTCAAATGCACCATCAATGTAAACCACACGTTCGTTTGGCCCAGGcccctaaaattaaaaaaatttagaccAGTCAGTTAAAGCATCCAGAAAAACAAGTTGCTAACAAGTAGGGACGAATCTTACAATTATAGTTTAGGGACGAGAAGAGAGCACGACCAATAAGTAGGACAAAtcctacaattaccctataacttagggacaaaaagtgcaattttacCTTTATTAATTCATGTATCCTATTTCAAATCATGATTTAAACAGATGATGTGTGAGCAAAACCATATGTCCATATCAATGTTGTACCCCCAGTTATAAAGaaacaaagtaaaaataaactatagtagTTTTCTGTACTATTTAAGGAGTATACTTGATGTACCTTGCCATTTGAAAATTGCACTATTCTTCTAGATGTGGGCAAAAAATGTGATATCTGACCACCCTTAGCACAATCTTTCACAGGATTTAAATTCTCAACATTATCAACTTCACCAGATTGAGATGATCCAAAGCAATCTTGTTGACTTTTCATATTCTTCATAGAAGATAGAACCCTTCCTAAAGAAATTAGATTCATATAAGTTACACCAAACAATAACAAGTCTTTCAAGGGAATGACACAAATGAAAATTGTAGCCCCTCTGTCCCCCTTTTTATTGGCCCCTTTTTTTCAGTTGTCCAAAAATGGATAGTCACTATGGAAGTTCAAAAGAAATTTGAAAGCAAAGTTCTCTAAGTGATGATACTATTGGAATATTTTATCCAAAGTAACTAGTAGGTCAAATGAATTGATTTGAGtttttcttaaatatatatGTCTAGTCAAAAGGGTCAATAAATATGGCAAGCAGGGAGTAGTTAACAACAATATATTTCTAGATACTCTAGAGTGCTCCATGTACAGAACaacataaatatgtaaataatgtgacaaaaagaaacaataaaaacattaaaagtAAGGAAGTTCAGCAAatcaaaagaaacaaaaaatgggATAAAGTTCGTGTTAGCCGCACACCAACATGATCCCCACAAGCAAAATTATTggccaaacaaagaaaaaaatcagaaaAGGAACAAGGCATAAATCattctcaaatataaaagaTATAAGATAAAAATGGCACTCGCATGGTATACTACAGACCCAAATGCGCAATGCTTTTTCTTGGTATAGTTACAATGATTTTCATATCAAGACTGTTGAGATGTGGTGTCAAGAGACCTATAAGCTATGAAACTCCCTAGCAGTATTTAGAAATGTAAATCCTTAATTACTTGTTAAAGCAAACAGACCCTATGCTAACTTTTGTCAAATTCAACCAAATTCAAATTCACTGTTAGAGAACGTCAAAAGTACTATTCAGAATGCAGTTCAGCAATAACCTCTTCTCTCCATCTTTTCACCTCCTTAGCCCCTACTTTCAAGCCTCCAACTATAGCTTAAAAAGATATTAGTTCATTATCAGAAATGAAATTAGACACAGAAATGCAACATTCATCTGTTCCTGAAAgcattattctatcattaattcTTAAAAACACTTCAACAATGAGCACCATTTCCTCTATCACACACCTTGGTAACCAGGTTTAATTCCCCCATCCCCTCCTCACAGCCAAATAATTCCCACTAATAGCATACATAAAAACATGAAAACAAAGTGCACCAATTTCTTTTAATAACTTACAGAAATATCTGTGATGAAATTTGAGCTAATTATTACACATTGCCAAATTATCTGGAGATGATTTATTTACTCCATTAAACCGATTGGAAAAAGAACCAGCATAAAAATGCAGTGCTCCCTGTGACATTGTGAGACATTGGAAGTACTATCAAGAAAAGCATAATAAGCTAAAGAAATCCCCATTTTTCCAATAAGCAAGGTCAACTATTTAAATTGAAGATGCTTGTCAAACTCATTTGTTTGCATTCCATGTATTGCGTCTCACCATTGCTGTGTTAGCAATAGTTTTTCTACAGCATTATacaatattctatttaaatggTGAAGCATTTTATATGAAGAACTTCTGGTCTGTAATAATATTATGACTCAGGCTGACTAGACAGGATGAGGGGAAGCTTAAAGTCTAAACTCTAAAGCTGTACTAATTCTTACCTAATGTTCATTTAAGTGGAATCATAGTCTTGAGGTTTACAAGAGCCACCTTTCACATGAagggaataaaaataaaaaataataattacaaaaaaaaaaaggacttctaGTAGGTCTTCGTTGCAGTTTAACTGAATGCAGAGAGCAAAATAATTGTTATCAGCAAAGATAGCATACAATTACATTCCATAGTACCCAGGAAAGGGTTAAGTTTAGTAAAAGAAACCTTGCAAATATTTGGggaatattagtatattttataCTGCAAAAAAGATTTCGTCACCAAGTAAAAACTAGTTTCATCTAAAAAGAATAGGAAGATTATAGTACCTACAATGTCTGTGCTGGAAACACCTTCAGTGCGTTTGATCTGCTTGTAACGACCAGCTTTCTTAGCAAGGGCGTAAGCATCACTTCCATCAGGAAGGAGACAGGGATCATCACCATGTATAATGTAGTCAATCTTGTGCTCATTAAATAGGCGATGCATAAACTCTTCTGTGATTTCATAGGGAGCATTGGCAATGACCTCATCCACCCACTTCAAACCACTAACAAGAGTCAACCTGGAAAATACCTAATATTAGATGTCAGAAAACCATGGGAATGAAGAATAATCTGCGTAGGAACTTTTCATAAACTAAATAGTAAATTTGTCAATGAAAAGCACTATCAGCTTAtaagaattaaagaaacaagtgtgaAAAAAATGTTGAAGTACCAAATAAAGAGCAGAATTAAGACAGATCAAACTGCAGATATTAAgcataaaagtttttttttcccgGAGATAATtccattttataaataaaaagtatgaCTTGGGGATATAAAAGGCACTAAACAACTTATCCCCGTGCCTTTAAACTATTCTCTATAACACAGGAAACCATAGATCAGCAAATACCAATGAAAACAAAAGGAAATTTGAACTTGTCAGTGTCCAAAGTCCTTACTATTTCTTAACTTCTATCCAGGATGGGTTGCAATGTAACTAGGCACAAAGATACAAATTCTTATAGCATGTGGTTTGATCCACAATGGCAAGTTTGGTAACTTGATCATTCCACATTAAGCACAAAGCCAAGGGTATGGCAGCAACAACATGAATGTAGTGGGAGATGAGTTTAAAAGCAGCTGAGGACCATGTCCCAAATGCTTCCCTTAAAAGCATAATATATACAACTATAAAAGGCAACTAaaatctacattcaagttcctCTAGTGACTAAGGCTGTCTTGGGTTCAAGGAAGGAAAAGGAGATTGGGAGGAGAGTGAGTGAAAGATTTTGTTCCCCTTCCCACTAACTTTCCTGTTCACCTTTCCATTTAACTTTGAAGCGGTTGAAGCTGCTTGTAAAAGACCTGCCTCATTTTACTTCCAACAAAATATGGTCAGTTCCCCTTTTCAGTTTTCTTTCACCTCTTTTGCACATCCATTTTTGGTCCATACTCTATATAAAATTTGGGACCATTACAATTTAGTTCCCACATTTTCCCCTAATTAGTAGGCACCAGTAAGTATATATTCTCTTTTAACTGCCCACCTATCCAGTGTGTCTTTCTTGTTTGTGGACGTCACAACTATATAGTTTAAAATCCAAATTGTAATATTAGACGGA of Ipomoea triloba cultivar NCNSP0323 chromosome 3, ASM357664v1 contains these proteins:
- the LOC116012721 gene encoding ethanolamine-phosphate cytidylyltransferase-like, which produces MEFESNSWIRDGGCYYPHLFGGIMLTAAILGLSTSYFGRIYVPTLPYLLPDLSVFHKKKRAKRRVRVYMDGCFDMMHYGHANALRQAKALGDELIVGVVSDEEIIVNKGPPVLPMEERLTLVSGLKWVDEVIANAPYEITEEFMHRLFNEHKIDYIIHGDDPCLLPDGSDAYALAKKAGRYKQIKRTEGVSSTDIVGRVLSSMKNMKSQQDCFGSSQSGEVDNVENLNPVKDCAKGGQISHFLPTSRRIVQFSNGKGPGPNERVVYIDGAFDLFHAGHVEILRSARQLGDFLLVGIYDDNTVGGVRGTQYPLMNLHERSLSVLASRYVDEVIIGAPWEITKDMITTFNISLVVHGTVSESNSLSKDTCDPYAVPKSMGIFRIIQSPKDITTTSVGQRIIANHEIYVKRNAKKEASEKKYYAEKKYVSGD